The genomic segment AAATGGTTTAGTCATTTGATTTTTCACTTTTTCGAGCAAAAGGgtagctttaaatttaaacattAACCTAAAAGAAGctatttgtttttctttcatAGTTTTGTTTTGGTTCTTGAATGGCTTATTAAATATGATCACTTTTCATTGGTTTTTGATGGTATTTTATTTGTTTGAATGCAGTTACTTAGTTGGCTTCTCAAAATTGTAGGAACTATAACTATGTTGCATGTGTAGTAAATGTCTGTTTATGTCAGTCTACCTATTTTAATGTTGCACTAGGGAAATGGGAGAGTGCTCTTATGCATGGAGTGATTTGAAAACAACTTCTTGTTTGATGTTGCCTTTTGTGGTTTGGTTTAAGCTGTTATGGTATGCATGTGGAGGACTGATTATAGAGGCTTGGGCATGTCTAGTTTCATCCTCTACTTATAAAATCCAGTCTTTCTTACTTTATTTGTGCCCTCCTAGATAGATGTTAAAACTAGTGACATGTGACTATTTTACTACTTGGCTATTCATGCATTTTTCTGTTGAAATATGTTTTACTGTACATTGGCTTTAAGGTCTGTTAACTATTTTTTGCACTTTGGAATGTGCACAAATGGGAATCTTCAATTTGTTGTgttttgattatttaaaaatttgccaagagtttcttttcttgataggcttgtttgatttttctataatttttttggtttaccttgttctttctattgatatttttctttctttatgcTCTAGGCGGTGTATTTTGCTTTAATGGGCATTGGCAGCTCATTTCATGCTTAAGAAACTGCTGTGAGTGGGAAATTCGAGAGTCGAGTGTGGTAAATACTGTTCTTTTCCTGTGTACTGTGTTATGTTTGGGGTCATTTGGGACATGTTACTTTCTGATTCTTTTGAGATTTGCACGTAAAAGCCTCAACTTATCTATTTGCATACATTTTTTGAAAACATTAGGTTCTGGCCTTCAGGTACTGTGTGACTTCAGGCCATCAACTATGGAGGTTAACATAACAATAAAGCTTTTACTTGTGTTGCTTCTCTCGACAGTGGAGTTTTTTTTGTCTCAGTTCACGTTTTGGTGGCATGATAGACATGGAATCTGTTGAGGACGTGGCTAATATTTCTAATGTGTCTGGGATTACTACCCATTCTTTGCAACTGTACAGTCATTGCTGACCACTGGACCCTCTCCTTGCAACTGTACAGTCATTGCAActgttattttttaatttggcaaATACTAGGAGCTTAGGCATATATGCACTGTCAAgggagaatattttgtgctgaaagtaataacttttcaatatgttgaatatttaagactacttgaatacttaaagaacattttgttgttgctgaaagtgttgaatgttttaaactaatttatggattgttaatacaatgttgaatgtttttactttttgttatttgaaaatcaagttcatttgatgatgctagtatatattagaaagctaattttaattatataaaaaaattaaaatataatagaataaattagtgttatataaatgaatatataatgagaatttaaacttatctaaatattaaaataatatgaaaattgtgttataatatctattacaataacactttttatgtaaagaattttgttatgcaaacttcattatataacacaaaaatgtgttatactaaagtgtagtataacacaaatttataagtattgaaatgtgttatataatcgactataaataatataattaaacacttctctatttattaaaataacatagaaagtgtgttatcgttgacagtataataacacatttgtataacaatgataaagtgttatgtaaagtaccttgacctacgataacatagtcggtcttaacacatcaaaaagtgttatggtatgttttgataacacatttttggtgttattaatagcattttttcttgtagtgaaagtACCTCCCTAGATGCAACAACTAATGGTAATTGTAATCGGTGAGCAAAGCAATGAAATAGTATGCATATGGGCAATCTTTAAGAAATAATGCTTGCAAACCTTTCCATTCAGAACCCATATATTACTAGCCCCATCATATCCTTGTCCACGAATATTTTGAATATCAAGACAATGATGAGAAAGAACTCTATATATTTCATTCTTTAGAGTTAATACAAATGTCTCTTTAACATGTGCAAGATCAAAAAATCATTCTTGTATAAAACCATCATCACCAACAAACCTCAAGATTATAGCCATTTGCTACTTCTTAGACTCATCTCGTGCCTCATCAACAATAATGCAAAATTTAGAACTTCCAACATCTTCACGAATTTTGTTTCGCACTTTCTTTGCAATAACTTCTAAAATCTCTTTCTAAATTTTGGGCGAAGTATACTTCGAGGATTTAGGGGCATTTTCCAAAACATCTTGTGCAACATTTTCATCATACGAAGCAAATGTTTTAACCAACTCAAGAAAATTACCTCGATTTATTGACTCAGGAGTCTCATCATGACCTCTAAAAGCACATCCTTGAAATGCAAGCCAACGAACAACATTAATTGATGTATTCACTTGTAgtcaattcttgagaatttttttaGAGCTTTGTGCATTCATTACTTTATCAATATGTTGTGATCGCTTTAATAAATCCTCACTAGATTTCAAAGCATTATTATGACAAGAACAAGGATCTTGCCCAACATGATTCAAAAAGGCACAATTTGTTCCATCATTAATCTTCTTCCAACTTGTAAATCCTGTGATAGTAAATGTATCCCATCCAAAACGTCTTGATGCTTTCATTGTAAAAAGATAACAAGGTAAACAATAAGCAGCATCTTTTGATGGAGAGTACTCTAGCCAAGATGCAAATTGCACAAACCAAGAAGATTGAAAGAGACGATGATGCTTTTCAGGACTGGATGGTGGATATTTTGATAGGTGTATTTGATATGGACTCATTCTAAAGTAAGCTCTTCTTATTTCATCATGTCGATTGTGTCTGCACAGTTGTATTGGAGGTGTAAACAGATTTCCTAATATCTATTACCGATTCTTAGGAAATTAGTGGTTGGTGAATATTTTTTAGTAATTGTAAATGGATCATTACTATATTTAGTTTCCTTACTTATAGAGATAGTTTTGTGTATATATATTCATCGCCTTTGTAATGCTTACAAAATAAATTGAAGGAAATAAAAAATGAATTCTGAAAGTTATGTGCTTTCATGGTACCAGAGCCACGTCGATCCTAAATCCACGAATTTTTTTTATCAACCCAGAACAAATCATCTTCCCAAAATGTCATCATCAATCCTTTCCTTCTCCTTCATGGCTACTTCTAGAGAAATCACTGCTGCTGTACTGATCAAGCCCACTGTACCTGTACCTCCACAGATTGTTCTTCACCAAGAAAACACAACCTATCCCACTAGAATCACTCTAAATGAGACAAATTACCCACTTTGGTCATAGCTTATAGAGATGCGTATTAGTGCCTCAAACAAAGTCGGGCATCTCACTAGAGAAATGACAAAACAAACATCTGGAGATCCTGCACTCGACACTTTGATTACCGAAAATAACAAAGTGAAGAGTTGCCTTACCGACTCCATGTCCCCTCCCTTGATGCAAAGATTTATTCGGCTTTCGACAACAGCTGAAATATGGGCTACTCTATCCAAAACTTTTTATGATGGATCTGATGAGACATGTCTCTTTGAATTCAACCAAAAATCATTCTCCATCAGACAAGAAGGTCGATCTTTATCCATATACTATAACAAACTTTGTGCTATTTTTCAGGAAATTGATCACAGATCCATTACATTAGAAAATACTATTGAAGGAATCATGCACCTACATTCTGCAATGGCTAGGCTTCGGTCCACATTTTTCTGAGTGGACTTGATCCTGAATTTGATCAGGTCCGTGGAGAAATTCTAAGGAAAGAGCCAAAAATTGATTTGGAAagtagttatgcatatgtttggCAGGAGTCTCAACAAAAACAAACAATGGGAGGCTCACGTTTGATTTCAGACAATTCTACTATGGTGGCTCATCGCCCTCGACCTAGAGCATCATTTGGATCCTTCAAACCTCGAAACAATCTGCAAGGAAAATCTGGTAATTTGTCCTGCACATATTGTGGTGAAACATGCCACTCAAAACAATGATGCTATGAAATCATTGGGTACCCAGAGTTGTTAAATTTCACAAAAAAACCAAGGAAGCAAATTCCTGGAAAGGCCGTAGTTGCAAACACTAATGAAGAAACTCCCACAGACAAACCTTCTGCTCATGTCACCTTTCCAGGTATTATCGATAGCACATCTATTTTTTCTGCACACTGTAAGAATAGTACTTGGATTATTGATACAAGTACATCTGATCATATGACAAAAGATTCTGGTCATTTAAATCCATTTTCTCTTCACCTTAAACTATCGTATCCATAGCAAATGGTAGTACTTCACCTGTTACTGGAGAGGGCCCTGTTACTTTATCCAAAACACTTACTCTTGATACTGTACTTGTTGTTCCTTCCTTAGAATATAATTTGTTATAAGTCAGTCAAATTACTTCTAAACTATCATGTATAGTGATTTTTTGGCCATCGTACTATGTATTTCAGGACATTCGAACTTGGAAGATTCTTGGTTATGGTGTTAAATGGGGCAAACTCTACTATTTGGATATGATAGACAACAACAATCCAAAGGCAAATAATACAATTTCAAGTGAAGCAGAAAAATCTCGAACAACTATTTGGTTGTGGCATCGAAGATTAGgacatctttcttttgattaccTTAAAAAAATTGCAACCCCATTTGTTTTCAAATATAAGTGTTTCTGATTTTAAATGCGAAGTTTGTGAATTGGCTAAAAATCATCATGTATCCTATTTGCCAATTCTTAATGCAAAGTTTTGAACATTTTATGGTCATCCATTCAGATGTTTGGGGACCTTCaaaaattccctatatttctaaaGCTCGTTATTTTGTTACTTTCGTTGATGAATGTACTCGTATGACTTGGGTTTCTCTTCTTAAACATAAATGT from the Humulus lupulus chromosome X, drHumLupu1.1, whole genome shotgun sequence genome contains:
- the LOC133805936 gene encoding uncharacterized protein LOC133805936: MSPYQIHLSKYPPSSPEKHHRLFQSSWFVQFASWLEYSPSKDAAYCLPCYLFTMKASRRFGWDTFTITGFTSWKKINDGTNCAFLNHVGQDPCSCHNNALKSSEDLLKRSQHIDKNEIYRVLSHHCLDIQNIRGQGYDGASNIWVLNGKLQGEGPVVSNDCTVAKNG